In Psychrilyobacter piezotolerans, the following proteins share a genomic window:
- a CDS encoding nucleotidyltransferase domain-containing protein has protein sequence MIQNKIKRRKDFNKLITGLDITPTMYKNAIEKYKALAEFFKQNGIDCDIYPQGSFALGTVVKPYKEGKDTAYDLDFICLIKKNKNSTDPKEIKNLIGDLLKGHKIYSDMLIEWDKCWTLNYADINGVGFNIDIIPAAEDEELIFSYDVTKQSIAITNKNSGTIYTWIRSNPKGYIEWFNYINKPFLDWNRDNQRQAFMESYKGVYNTVEEIPDLLLKTPLQKVIQIFKRHRDIYFHKIKKSNKKTISAIITTICAEIAKTAPFNLEVNDLLEFIVKEFKIYSERQILDESSFDQRYKERIVIKKSGGNWSIINPVNPEDNLADQWNSDPEKAKLFFQWVENIQTELIDSFGLEDEKFISILEGAIGKTHLSSIIDTVDYNLEPAREITRLSQSWRQ, from the coding sequence ATGATACAAAATAAAATAAAGAGAAGAAAAGATTTTAATAAACTAATAACAGGATTAGATATAACACCTACAATGTATAAAAATGCGATTGAAAAATATAAAGCATTAGCTGAATTTTTTAAACAAAATGGAATTGATTGCGATATTTATCCCCAGGGATCATTTGCATTAGGAACAGTTGTAAAACCCTATAAAGAAGGAAAAGATACGGCTTATGATCTAGACTTTATTTGTCTTATTAAAAAAAATAAAAATTCAACAGATCCTAAGGAGATTAAAAACCTTATAGGTGATCTTTTAAAAGGACATAAAATTTATAGTGATATGTTGATTGAATGGGATAAATGTTGGACTCTTAATTATGCAGATATTAATGGAGTAGGGTTTAATATTGATATTATTCCTGCTGCTGAAGACGAGGAATTAATTTTTAGTTATGATGTAACAAAACAAAGTATTGCTATAACTAATAAAAATTCAGGAACGATTTATACTTGGATTAGATCTAACCCTAAAGGTTATATTGAGTGGTTCAATTATATAAATAAACCATTTTTAGATTGGAATAGAGATAATCAACGTCAGGCATTTATGGAATCGTATAAAGGCGTATATAATACAGTTGAAGAAATTCCAGATTTACTTTTAAAAACGCCTCTTCAAAAAGTTATTCAAATTTTCAAAAGACATAGAGATATTTATTTTCATAAAATAAAAAAATCAAATAAAAAAACAATATCTGCTATTATTACAACTATATGTGCAGAGATTGCAAAGACAGCTCCTTTTAATTTAGAGGTAAATGACTTATTAGAATTTATTGTAAAAGAATTTAAAATATATTCAGAGAGACAAATATTAGATGAATCTAGTTTTGATCAAAGATATAAAGAAAGAATAGTTATTAAAAAATCTGGAGGTAACTGGAGTATTATAAACCCTGTAAATCCTGAAGATAATTTAGCTGATCAATGGAATAGTGATCCAGAAAAGGCAAAACTATTTTTCCAGTGGGTTGAGAATATCCAAACAGAACTTATAGATTCTTTTGGTTTAGAAGATGAAAAATTCATAAGTATATTAGAAGGGGCTATAGGGAAGACACATTTAAGCTCAATTATTGATACTGTTGATTATAACCTTGAACCAGCAAGAGAAATAACAAGACTTAGTCAATCTTGGAGACAATAA
- a CDS encoding methionine ABC transporter ATP-binding protein: MIQIKNIKKTYTSNNIRVDALKNINLDIEKGDFYGIIGLSGAGKSTLIRLLNRLEEPTSGEILVEQKDILGFNNSELQEYRKKTGMIFQHFNLMNSRSVGGNIAFALEVANYPKEKIKPRIIELLKLVELEDKIDSYPAQLSGGQKQRVAIARALANHPKVLLSDEATSALDPKTTKNILNLLKDIQKKLNLTIILITHQMEVIRDSCNKVAVLDGGNVAEVGEVVNIFSNPQTVITQEFIKHLIPEEEAEVAFSQKSGRKIVKLSYVGVAVDKPIISQLVRKFDVDISILAGSIDKLVTSSVGHLILELSGEMEKQLKSIEWLKQNKLGIEVLYNG, encoded by the coding sequence ATGATTCAGATCAAAAACATCAAAAAAACTTACACCAGTAATAATATCAGAGTAGATGCACTAAAAAATATAAACTTAGATATTGAAAAAGGAGATTTCTACGGGATTATCGGCCTCAGCGGAGCCGGGAAATCAACCCTTATCAGGCTATTGAACAGATTAGAAGAGCCAACCAGCGGTGAGATCCTGGTGGAGCAGAAAGATATCTTGGGTTTTAATAATTCTGAGCTTCAAGAGTACAGAAAGAAAACAGGGATGATCTTTCAGCACTTTAACCTCATGAATTCCAGGAGCGTAGGAGGTAATATAGCCTTTGCACTGGAGGTAGCCAACTATCCCAAGGAAAAGATTAAACCCAGGATTATTGAGCTCCTAAAATTAGTGGAATTAGAAGATAAGATCGACAGCTATCCGGCCCAGTTGTCCGGAGGACAAAAACAAAGGGTCGCCATCGCCAGAGCTCTGGCTAACCACCCGAAAGTTCTTCTTTCAGATGAAGCAACCAGTGCACTGGATCCAAAAACTACCAAGAATATCTTAAACTTATTAAAGGATATCCAGAAAAAATTAAACCTGACTATTATCCTCATCACCCATCAGATGGAGGTTATCAGGGATTCATGCAATAAGGTGGCAGTCCTGGACGGCGGTAATGTGGCAGAAGTAGGAGAGGTCGTAAATATATTTTCAAACCCCCAGACTGTAATTACCCAGGAATTTATAAAACATCTGATCCCGGAGGAAGAAGCAGAGGTTGCATTCAGCCAGAAGAGTGGCAGAAAGATAGTAAAACTCTCCTATGTAGGAGTGGCTGTTGATAAACCTATTATCTCTCAATTAGTCAGAAAATTTGATGTGGATATAAGTATCCTGGCCGGGAGTATCGACAAGTTAGTAACCAGCAGTGTAGGCCACCTTATATTAGAGCTAAGCGGTGAGATGGAAAAACAATTGAAAAGTATAGAGTGGCTGAAACAAAATAAATTAGGAATCGAGGTGTTGTACAATGGATAA
- a CDS encoding methionine ABC transporter permease gives MDKIISLLLPAFSETIYMVLFSVVFSLLIGIPVGILLYVTKPDNILPMNKLNKILDLIVNVGRSFPFIILMILVLPISRFIVGTTIGSTASIVPLSISAAPFVARIIEGAVNEVDRGIIEASVSLGASKFEIITKVLIPEALPGLIHGITLTIINLIGYSAMAGAIGGGGLGDVAIRYGYQRFQVDIMFISVISIIILVQIVQFTGNSIVNNINAKRK, from the coding sequence ATGGATAAAATTATAAGTCTGCTTTTACCGGCATTCAGCGAAACTATATACATGGTGTTATTTTCAGTGGTATTTTCCCTCCTCATAGGGATCCCCGTGGGAATATTATTATATGTCACAAAACCTGATAATATCCTGCCTATGAATAAATTAAATAAAATTCTAGACCTTATTGTCAACGTAGGAAGATCCTTTCCATTTATCATATTGATGATCTTGGTTTTACCCATATCGCGATTTATCGTAGGAACAACCATTGGATCTACAGCCAGCATTGTACCCCTGTCTATCTCAGCAGCTCCCTTTGTTGCCAGGATCATCGAGGGAGCTGTAAACGAAGTGGACAGGGGAATCATAGAAGCATCTGTCTCATTGGGAGCTTCTAAATTTGAAATTATTACCAAAGTATTGATACCGGAAGCACTCCCCGGTCTTATTCACGGTATCACCCTGACTATAATAAATTTAATCGGTTATTCTGCCATGGCAGGAGCTATCGGAGGAGGTGGTTTAGGAGATGTGGCAATCAGATACGGGTACCAGAGGTTCCAGGTGGATATCATGTTTATATCGGTCATCAGCATAATAATACTGGTTCAAATAGTTCAATTTACAGGAAATAGTATAGTAAATAATATTAATGCCAAGAGGAAGTAG
- a CDS encoding MetQ/NlpA family ABC transporter substrate-binding protein, translated as MKKIILLLSLIAIFVGCGKKEAAENNVLRIGASPSPHAEILNLIKDDLAKEGIQLEIVEFTDYVTPNLALNDGEIDANFFQHLPYLEAFSKDRELDLSSVGGVFVSPLSLFSDRIKDLKNLQDGAVIAIPNDPSNGGRALIILEKTGLIKLDPKAGLKATVLDITENPKKLNFKEIDAAQLPRSLQDVDCAFINGNYALDAGIDPVKDAILREGKDSPYANIVAVKTENKDNKKVEALMKALHSEKVKNFIIDKYKGIIAPTF; from the coding sequence ATGAAAAAAATTATATTATTATTGTCACTTATTGCTATATTTGTCGGATGCGGAAAGAAAGAGGCCGCAGAAAACAACGTGCTGAGAATCGGAGCATCACCATCTCCCCACGCTGAAATTTTAAACCTTATAAAGGATGACCTGGCTAAGGAGGGAATCCAGCTGGAAATTGTTGAGTTTACAGATTATGTTACCCCTAATCTGGCCCTGAATGACGGAGAGATCGATGCTAACTTTTTCCAGCATCTGCCGTATTTAGAAGCTTTCTCAAAGGACAGGGAATTGGACCTCAGTTCTGTTGGAGGAGTATTCGTATCCCCACTGAGTCTTTTTTCAGATAGAATAAAAGATTTAAAAAATCTGCAGGATGGTGCTGTCATTGCCATCCCCAACGATCCTTCCAATGGCGGAAGAGCTCTGATCATATTGGAAAAAACCGGGCTTATCAAATTAGATCCCAAGGCTGGATTGAAAGCTACGGTGCTGGATATCACAGAAAATCCTAAAAAATTAAATTTTAAAGAGATCGATGCAGCTCAGCTCCCTAGATCCTTACAGGATGTAGATTGTGCATTTATCAATGGAAACTATGCTTTAGATGCCGGCATTGATCCCGTAAAAGATGCTATATTGAGAGAGGGAAAAGACTCACCTTATGCCAACATTGTAGCAGTTAAAACAGAAAATAAAGATAATAAAAAAGTAGAAGCTCTCATGAAAGCACTCCACAGCGAAAAAGTGAAAAATTTTATCATCGATAAATACAAGGGTATTATAGCACCAACATTTTAA
- a CDS encoding DUF3179 domain-containing protein: protein MLKLCIFIFYSIITFGYSFEELNKNILSGGVPRDGIPAIGAPEYIRVEDGKKIMRDGDIVFLWEGDDFIKIIPQKILVWHEIINDKVGGREVAITYCPLTSTVIGYKISGTTMGVSGKLLNSNLVMYDRKTKSLWPQIMGVSIEGKRKGEELEQFPLVWTTWERAKKKYPDAYVLSQKTGAIRNYQRDPYGNFSDKNSYYNKGGSFFPLMAKSDRLSPKTVVRGLAGEESQAAVSWYEVKRKKIVNIDIKEIKAVLFYDEELNTVRGFSRIFEGDELKFEMTDGKIVDDVKKRVWNYKGESGKHYLDHYKGMDAFWFAWYAFYPDTAVGDSSDKFE from the coding sequence TTGTTGAAGTTATGTATATTTATTTTTTATTCGATAATTACTTTTGGTTATAGTTTTGAAGAACTGAACAAAAATATTTTGAGCGGAGGTGTCCCTAGAGACGGGATACCGGCAATAGGAGCACCTGAATATATAAGGGTGGAGGACGGCAAAAAAATTATGAGAGATGGTGACATAGTTTTTCTCTGGGAAGGGGATGATTTTATAAAAATTATTCCCCAGAAAATTTTGGTATGGCATGAGATTATCAATGACAAGGTTGGGGGTAGGGAGGTGGCTATAACTTACTGTCCCCTCACATCTACAGTAATTGGTTATAAAATTTCAGGAACTACCATGGGGGTTTCGGGAAAACTTTTAAACAGCAATCTGGTGATGTATGACAGAAAAACAAAGAGCCTTTGGCCGCAGATAATGGGAGTCTCCATAGAAGGAAAAAGAAAGGGAGAAGAATTAGAGCAGTTTCCTCTGGTATGGACCACATGGGAAAGAGCTAAAAAGAAATATCCAGATGCATATGTACTTTCGCAAAAGACAGGAGCCATACGAAATTACCAACGGGATCCCTATGGAAATTTTTCAGATAAAAATAGTTACTATAATAAAGGGGGATCTTTTTTTCCCCTTATGGCCAAAAGTGATCGATTATCTCCTAAAACTGTGGTTCGAGGGCTTGCAGGGGAGGAAAGTCAGGCAGCGGTATCCTGGTATGAAGTGAAGAGAAAAAAAATCGTAAATATAGATATAAAAGAAATAAAGGCAGTCCTCTTCTATGATGAAGAACTTAATACGGTACGGGGGTTTTCCAGAATTTTTGAGGGAGATGAACTGAAATTTGAGATGACAGATGGAAAGATAGTGGATGATGTAAAGAAAAGGGTGTGGAATTATAAAGGAGAATCTGGAAAACATTACCTTGATCATTATAAAGGGATGGATGCATTCTGGTTTGCCTGGTATGCCTTTTATCCAGATACCGCGGTAGGTGATTCAAGTGACAAATTTGAATAA
- the pykF gene encoding pyruvate kinase PykF: MKKTKIVCTIGPKSESKEMLTSLLKAGMNVMRLNFSHGNYVEHGGRIDTMREVIKETGIMAAILLDTKGPEIRTIKLEGGEDVILEAGQEFTITTDETVVGNKDIAAVTYKGLTEDLKAGNTILLDDGLVGLTVKEVTGDKVICTVNNTGALGENKGVNLPGVSVNLPALSEKDINDLKFGCEQGVDFVAASFIRKADDVRAVRKVLDDNGGAKIQIISKIENQEGVDNFDEILELSDAIMVARGDLGVEIPVEEVPFAQKMMIDKCNEAGKMVITATQMLDSMIQNPRPTRAEAGDVANAILDGTDAVMLSGETAKGKYPVEAVSTMAQICRKTDSVMGYVHHDFRGEMSITEAVSKGTVEVAETLNAKLIFVATETGRAARNLRKYFPSAHIVALTNNETTANQLMLTKGVYPVMNTDSAIDDNVKTIEAFEGFAQIISKRYIDAVAGDVVVLSCGEELYKPGTTNTLKVLTIK; this comes from the coding sequence ATGAAAAAAACGAAAATCGTATGTACCATTGGTCCAAAATCAGAATCAAAGGAAATGTTAACCAGCCTTTTAAAAGCTGGAATGAATGTAATGAGATTAAATTTTTCCCATGGAAACTATGTTGAACATGGTGGTAGAATAGATACAATGAGAGAAGTAATAAAGGAAACTGGAATTATGGCAGCTATCCTTTTAGATACAAAGGGACCTGAGATCAGAACTATCAAATTAGAAGGTGGAGAAGACGTAATCTTAGAAGCAGGTCAGGAATTTACAATTACAACTGATGAAACTGTCGTTGGAAACAAGGATATAGCAGCAGTTACATATAAAGGATTAACAGAAGATCTAAAAGCTGGAAACACAATCTTATTAGATGATGGTTTAGTAGGACTTACAGTTAAAGAAGTTACCGGAGACAAGGTAATCTGTACTGTAAATAATACTGGAGCATTGGGAGAAAATAAAGGGGTAAACTTACCAGGTGTATCTGTAAACTTACCGGCATTATCAGAAAAAGATATCAATGACCTTAAATTTGGTTGCGAACAAGGGGTAGACTTTGTGGCAGCTTCATTTATCAGAAAAGCTGATGATGTAAGAGCAGTAAGAAAAGTTTTAGATGATAACGGAGGAGCTAAGATCCAAATTATTTCTAAGATAGAAAATCAAGAGGGTGTGGACAACTTTGATGAAATCTTAGAATTATCTGATGCTATCATGGTAGCCAGAGGAGACCTAGGGGTAGAGATACCTGTAGAAGAAGTACCATTTGCACAAAAGATGATGATAGACAAGTGTAACGAAGCTGGAAAGATGGTAATCACAGCAACTCAAATGTTAGATTCAATGATCCAAAACCCAAGACCAACTAGAGCAGAAGCCGGAGACGTAGCCAATGCAATCCTAGACGGAACAGATGCAGTAATGCTTTCAGGGGAAACAGCTAAGGGTAAATACCCGGTGGAAGCTGTGTCAACTATGGCCCAAATCTGTAGAAAAACAGATTCAGTAATGGGATATGTTCACCATGACTTCAGAGGTGAAATGAGTATAACTGAAGCAGTTTCTAAAGGAACTGTAGAAGTAGCAGAGACGTTAAATGCTAAATTAATTTTCGTAGCGACTGAAACTGGAAGAGCAGCTAGAAACTTAAGAAAATACTTCCCATCAGCACATATAGTAGCACTTACAAACAATGAAACTACAGCTAACCAGCTTATGCTGACTAAGGGTGTTTACCCAGTGATGAATACAGATTCAGCAATCGATGATAATGTAAAGACTATCGAAGCATTTGAAGGATTTGCACAAATTATATCTAAGAGATATATAGATGCTGTAGCAGGAGATGTAGTGGTATTATCTTGTGGTGAAGAGTTATATAAGCCGGGAACTACAAATACTTTAAAAGTATTAACTATTAAATAA
- the pfkA gene encoding 6-phosphofructokinase — protein sequence MKKIAILTSGGDAPGMNAAIRSAAKFAFYQGIEVFGVRRGYKGMVDNDIFKMTSSDVSGIIDRGGTVLLSARLPEFKDPEVRKIAAANLKAHEIEGLIVIGGDGSFHGADLLYKEHGIKVIGIPGTIDNDIIGTDFTIGYDTTLNIIIEAMVRLRDTATSHERTYLVEVMGRDAGDLALYASLAAGGDGFFIPEAKDTVQDIADVIKERRAMGKLHDIILVSEGVGSAYEIGNELKKIVDTELRITVLGHIQRGGSPSAFDRVLATKMGAKAVKELMAGESGMMICSESNKITTKFIDYAWNGIVDNTQKRKDIELAHILTK from the coding sequence ATGAAAAAAATAGCCATATTAACAAGTGGAGGAGATGCACCAGGGATGAATGCTGCCATTAGATCAGCAGCAAAGTTTGCATTTTACCAAGGAATAGAAGTGTTTGGAGTAAGAAGAGGTTATAAAGGTATGGTAGATAATGATATCTTTAAGATGACTAGTTCTGATGTAAGTGGAATTATAGACAGGGGAGGAACGGTACTTTTGAGTGCCAGACTGCCTGAATTTAAAGATCCGGAAGTAAGAAAAATTGCTGCAGCTAATTTAAAGGCTCATGAGATAGAGGGTCTTATTGTTATCGGTGGAGACGGATCATTTCATGGAGCAGATCTTTTATACAAGGAACATGGAATTAAGGTTATTGGAATTCCAGGGACAATAGATAATGATATAATCGGAACAGATTTTACCATTGGATATGATACAACTTTAAATATAATCATAGAAGCTATGGTTAGGTTGAGAGATACTGCCACTTCCCATGAGAGAACTTATTTAGTAGAAGTAATGGGAAGAGATGCAGGAGATTTAGCACTATATGCATCCTTAGCTGCTGGAGGAGACGGGTTCTTCATACCGGAAGCAAAGGATACTGTACAGGATATAGCTGATGTTATAAAAGAGAGAAGAGCTATGGGTAAATTACATGATATTATCTTAGTTTCTGAGGGAGTGGGGTCTGCCTATGAAATCGGAAATGAATTAAAGAAAATTGTAGATACAGAGCTGAGAATAACTGTATTAGGACATATTCAGAGAGGGGGATCACCATCTGCATTCGACAGAGTATTAGCAACAAAAATGGGTGCTAAGGCTGTAAAAGAACTTATGGCAGGAGAAAGTGGAATGATGATTTGTTCTGAGAGCAATAAGATAACTACAAAATTCATTGATTATGCATGGAATGGAATAGTGGATAATACTCAAAAAAGAAAAGATATAGAATTAGCTCATATCTTAACCAAATAA
- a CDS encoding acetyl-CoA carboxylase carboxyltransferase subunit alpha: MEFEKKLKELEIKIVELENFSKEKEIDLSAEIEKLKAEKEMMLVETYKNLSSWERVSVARHPKRPYTLDYIEHIVEDFEELHGDRLFKDDPAIVGGIGKIDGKRFVIIGHQKGRDMESNIYRNFGMANPEGYRKALRLMKLAERFKLPVLTLIDTAGAYPGIDAEKHGQGEAIARNLMEMAGLSTQIIAVVIGEGGSGGALALGVADRVFMLENSVYSVISPEGCAAILYKDASRASQAANDLKISAKQLIQLGVIDDIIEEPLGGAHRDHEVMAKNLKTKVLEAYAEIKDLPMMELKDHRYEKFRKMGEVNQGV, translated from the coding sequence ATGGAATTTGAAAAAAAATTAAAAGAGTTAGAAATAAAAATAGTTGAATTAGAAAATTTTTCTAAAGAGAAAGAGATCGATCTATCTGCTGAGATCGAGAAATTAAAGGCAGAAAAAGAAATGATGTTAGTGGAAACTTATAAAAATTTGAGTTCGTGGGAGAGGGTGTCGGTAGCCAGACATCCAAAGAGACCATATACTCTGGATTATATAGAACACATTGTAGAAGATTTCGAAGAACTGCATGGAGACAGATTATTTAAAGATGATCCGGCTATTGTAGGAGGAATTGGAAAGATAGATGGAAAGAGATTTGTAATAATCGGACATCAAAAAGGCAGGGATATGGAGTCCAATATATATAGAAACTTTGGAATGGCAAACCCAGAAGGATATAGAAAAGCTCTTCGTCTTATGAAGTTAGCAGAAAGATTTAAACTGCCGGTTTTAACACTGATAGATACAGCTGGAGCATATCCGGGGATCGATGCAGAAAAACATGGGCAGGGAGAAGCAATAGCCAGAAATCTTATGGAGATGGCCGGTTTATCAACTCAGATTATAGCAGTTGTTATTGGAGAAGGTGGATCTGGAGGTGCATTGGCTCTGGGAGTGGCAGATAGAGTATTTATGCTTGAAAACAGTGTATATTCTGTAATATCACCGGAAGGATGTGCAGCAATCTTATATAAAGATGCCTCAAGAGCATCACAGGCAGCAAATGACCTTAAAATATCAGCCAAGCAGTTGATACAATTAGGGGTAATAGACGATATCATAGAGGAACCTTTAGGGGGCGCTCACAGGGATCATGAGGTCATGGCTAAAAATTTAAAAACAAAAGTATTGGAAGCATATGCAGAAATAAAAGATCTTCCTATGATGGAATTAAAAGATCATAGATATGAAAAATTTAGAAAAATGGGTGAAGTAAATCAAGGGGTATAG
- the accD gene encoding acetyl-CoA carboxylase, carboxyltransferase subunit beta → MGIFSINKKKYATLKIEKKKVEKKEEPKKVEPNITGSGLWVKCPGCNEIIYKKDIKKNEMRCPNCDNYFKMSGKQRIELLIDKDTFEEFDVDLSTRDPLKFPDYAEKIENAKIKTKLKEGVISGIGKMFGMEVSIAAMDFSFLGGSMGTVVGEKITRAIERGVERKIPVIVVATSGGARMHEGILSLMQMAKTSAALDRLREKGIPFISIPVDPTTGGVTASFAMLGDVIISEPKALIGFAGPRVIEQTIKQKLPEGFQLSEFVQECGMVDIIAKREDLKKTVHRVLDNLFGL, encoded by the coding sequence ATGGGTATTTTCTCTATTAATAAAAAAAAATACGCTACATTGAAGATTGAGAAAAAAAAGGTAGAAAAAAAGGAAGAACCTAAAAAGGTGGAGCCGAATATAACAGGATCAGGGCTGTGGGTTAAGTGCCCTGGGTGCAATGAAATAATCTACAAAAAAGATATCAAAAAAAATGAGATGAGATGTCCGAATTGTGACAACTACTTCAAGATGAGTGGAAAGCAAAGGATTGAATTGTTGATAGATAAGGATACTTTTGAGGAGTTTGACGTAGACCTGTCTACAAGAGATCCCCTTAAATTTCCTGATTATGCAGAAAAAATAGAAAATGCAAAGATAAAGACTAAATTAAAAGAAGGAGTTATCTCTGGAATCGGAAAGATGTTTGGGATGGAAGTCAGTATAGCTGCCATGGATTTTTCTTTTTTAGGTGGAAGTATGGGAACAGTTGTAGGGGAAAAGATAACCCGTGCAATTGAAAGAGGTGTCGAAAGAAAGATACCTGTAATAGTAGTAGCAACTTCCGGAGGGGCTAGGATGCATGAGGGGATCTTATCACTTATGCAGATGGCGAAAACTTCTGCGGCGTTGGACAGACTTCGTGAAAAGGGGATACCATTTATATCTATTCCGGTAGATCCAACTACTGGAGGAGTAACTGCATCATTTGCCATGTTAGGAGATGTAATCATCAGTGAGCCAAAAGCTCTAATAGGATTTGCAGGACCTAGAGTTATAGAACAGACAATAAAACAAAAATTACCTGAAGGGTTTCAATTGAGTGAATTCGTCCAAGAATGTGGAATGGTGGATATCATTGCTAAGAGGGAAGACTTGAAAAAAACTGTACATAGGGTATTAGATAATTTATTTGGACTATAA